Genomic DNA from Salvia miltiorrhiza cultivar Shanhuang (shh) chromosome 1, IMPLAD_Smil_shh, whole genome shotgun sequence:
aaataacttatatattcaTGTAGAGTTCAACAAAAGAGCATGTTATACTGTACCCAAATACATAAATTCCCGTGTAAAATATTTTGGGAGTTGTATTTAATGACAAAAATCATAGAACAGTTTTATACGCTgaggaaaaataaatattcaaataattttGCAGAAAATTGTGCATATAAcaattttttgaaaaagttTCGATACATCAACTTATAAACATGCATGTGTTCAATTGTATTAAAGTGGAGTATATTATTATATGGGCTCATTTAAAGATAAATGTGTATAATAACGTTCAAGAGGTGGTATCCTGTACACCTGGGTGTATCGTACACTCGAGTTGTATCCAACTCGGATCCTGATCCAATTGGACTATCCTGatccattttttcttgaaatgatactaacactaatacagaatgacactaacactaacacgatcttggaatgacactaacactattttgttttacaaatgacattatttcaaaaataacactaacactattttattttacaaatggcATTATTTCGAAAaggacactaacactatattaaaatgacactaacactacgtataaaatgacactaacactatattgaaatgataCTAATACTACATGTAAATAACACTAGCactatatcgaaatgacactaacacttgacattcgggTAAGATACTTCAATTGGATCAGATTCAAATCGGGTTCGACTCGGTTGTACAAGATATTTTGTGTATGTTCAATTGCAGgtcaaatttaaattgtattaacACCCTTTATATCAAACTGTCTATCACTGAGAGATAATGAATGATTTTAATGAGAGGTCCGGGTAGGTAAGAATGGAAATAGCCATTTCTAGATATAAAATTTACAAGTTGAGTGGAATTAACCATGTCTAGAAGTATTAAATTTAAGttatgttaatttatttattatagtaaATAAATACGGTAAACAATTTCTTACTAGTAATTATTGAAATCATATTAGAAACTGTCAATTGAATTGAGGTACGACTCAATtaacatacaaatgataataTGGGCCTTGGCCCAGCAGATCTATTATAGCTAAGGCCCAATGGGCGAGTCCCGGAATAATTTGAGCCGAATAGaataatcaatatatattaGATTCCCCCGAATTTACAGTTATTAATCAGCTTAAGTATCTCAAACTAAAACTCATAATTATATATTCTTCAgtatttgaatttcaaatttctaGATAATTCTCAAGAGATTGAATTTACAATGTTCGTAAGCTTAAACTTTATATAGTAATTGGTATTAGAGTCGATGATTAGTTATAGTATTACAGTAATTATGATCTAATTGAATCTGGATCTCCTATATGATTCCATTATATATACACTAGAGTAGTTACCTTACCTAATTGAAAGCGCATCACATTCACAATCAAATTGATTCTCAAGAATTATAATTAATGGCTTCGCAGCTGCCGTCATATTATCCATTCAACGAATTTACGCCGCCGCCGTCGTATCCGCCATTGGCCGCCGGCTCTCTCTGGGTCGAAGACTATCCGCCTTATGATCAATCGTTCGAGttagacggcggcggcggcggcaattATAATCCCGGGTTCAAGTTCCGGCCGACCGACGAGGAGCTGATCATCCACTACCTTCAGCCGGAGTTTCTTAATGCCTCTCTGCCGCAGACAAGGATCATCAATCATGCAGATATCTACGACTACGAGCCACACCAGCTTTCTGGTATATACTCCTAtattttatgcaatttttcttttttttgaaaaagatTCTACGTGGGTTTTGAATCTTGATGACTTTCGACACTTCTTTAGAAAaggaaattaaaagaaaataacaaaTGCATGATAATCTTCAATAAGTCCGTACAGATTTCATTAACCAACGTAATTACGTTCGGTCAAGTTCTTAATCAATCACAATATTTACAACGATGGGAAGGTTCCGTCATTAACTCGATCGACGTCATGATGAATTTGGAGTATGATGAGTAGGAACGTAGGTAGGTTTGGTGAAAATTTGTTGgtaaattttttcttatttgttgaggggcatattaattaattaataacgtAAGTGATCGATGTTGAATTGAATTTGCAGGTTTGGTTAACGAAGATCATGGAGATGGGAAGATGTATTTCTATACTTGGATAAAGAAGATTGGAAAATCCAAGACAGATCGAAGCATAAAATCGAAAAAGGGGAATTGGAAGCCAACTCAGGCCCCCAAAGAAATCAAGGGTAGTATAAGTGGAAGTATCATTGGCTACAAAACATCTTTTAAGTATTATGAAGGCAAACAGAAAACCCAATGGCTGATGCAAGAATACAAGCTCAACACTTCACACCATTCTTCTCGACAACTTGTGCTCGCAGTAGTCTACTTTCATCGCCAGAAAAGCAGAGACGACAACAACGATGACTGCTGAATTCAAGCACCACTTTAATCTGTTGATTTTGGCTTTTGATATGATGGCTTGCGGAGGGGTGCTGACCTAGTTAGGATTCAAAcaatacttttatttatgtatatattcaAGCAAATCACTACGAATGTAAATTAGCTCATGTTTGCCATTACTCTGAAATGGTATAGTATACATGAGTGGATTACAGGAACCAAAATTTATAGATACAAAACAACatttttcaaataatttgcCAGTATTaacaaaataatgaaaaaattaacACCACAGACAGATATTCTTGAAATAACAAAGAGCAACAAAAATTAGAGAAATTAAAGTCAGCAGTTGTCTCCTTCCCCTACTTCCCTGGTATAAACAGGTATTTGCCATATTTTGGTGTTCTTTTTGGGATCATCTGTGAGGCTGAGGTCTGTATCGTCTTCTTTGAACGTTCGAATGAAGCTTTTGGCTCCCATCATAATAAGCCTCTCCACCATGAACAGCTGGTAATTGTTCTCAATTATTGGATCCAAAAGACTGCTGTAATTTGATGAATAGGCCAATTTGTACCTGCAAATACACGAGAATATGAAGAGAGACGCGAGAATGCATCCTTCCCGACTGCCGCTATGCGAATGAGATGAAAAGAACTCATTCTTGATTAGAGTAGAGCAATGAGTAATTAGGGCCAAATGATCAAACATAAGTAGTTTTGCCTATAATGGGACATCTTGGACTCTTCCTAACTATAgatggatttgagttttgaATGTATTTACATTGTAGGAATTCATTAGAGAACTGACATATATAAGTCGGCAGAAAGTTACCTCACAGATAAGGGCGAAAAGAAGCCGGGAGTCCTCTCATTGGATGCAATGAAGAGGGTTCGACCCGGGGGGACCCATTTGGAAATTCTACAAAGAATGAACTCAGCACGTGTATCTCTGTCGAGATGTGGATGTAAGCTTCGATGGACACCAAATCTGTCCTTCCTAGTTTTTATCTTATCACCTCGTCGGACATGGATAGCATCGTAATCCCCAAGATGAGCCTTTATCTGGTTTAAGCAGCATTTCCTATTATAAGCAGAAACTGACTTAGAGAAAAGTAGCTAAATTGCAGTGGATTACCTTTTCCGCTGCATCTCGTAGCTTCTTTGCAGCCATTGATGGAAGAAAGGAATACGGCAACATAATAGAACTGCGGTTGTTCCGATCCTTGCACTCCATGAACCTGAATGACTACCATGATTAATACCTACACAGAAGTTATCAAGATTCAAAAActaataataagaagaagagTAATTGGATCATAAGTAATTGTTACCTACCATGAGAGTGGACTGGCAGTTCGATTTATGAGTAGAAGATTTGAATACATTTTTTTCTGTTGGAGATCAGTTCGACTAACTCCTCGCACGTGTGCTATCCCTCTGGATCCCAGTTTCATGCTTGTAGTAAGGACATGGTGCC
This window encodes:
- the LOC131003028 gene encoding putative NAC domain-containing protein 94 — encoded protein: MASQLPSYYPFNEFTPPPSYPPLAAGSLWVEDYPPYDQSFELDGGGGGNYNPGFKFRPTDEELIIHYLQPEFLNASLPQTRIINHADIYDYEPHQLSGLVNEDHGDGKMYFYTWIKKIGKSKTDRSIKSKKGNWKPTQAPKEIKGSISGSIIGYKTSFKYYEGKQKTQWLMQEYKLNTSHHSSRQLVLAVVYFHRQKSRDDNNDDC
- the LOC131003015 gene encoding uncharacterized protein LOC131003015, translated to MAIHKIHPKAKLTKPRSSIFILTASIACIAVLYLVSSLVSAPGSIQNIVPQNRHTLHDKYLYWGSRIDCPGKHCDSCEGLGHQESSLRCALEEALFLGRTFVMPSRLCINPIHNKKGILHQSGNVVSEEGWAGNSCGMDSLYDLDFMSNTVPVILDNSKTWHHVLTTSMKLGSRGIAHVRGVSRTDLQQKKMYSNLLLINRTASPLSWFMECKDRNNRSSIMLPYSFLPSMAAKKLRDAAEKIKAHLGDYDAIHVRRGDKIKTRKDRFGVHRSLHPHLDRDTRAEFILCRISKWVPPGRTLFIASNERTPGFFSPLSVRYKLAYSSNYSSLLDPIIENNYQLFMVERLIMMGAKSFIRTFKEDDTDLSLTDDPKKNTKIWQIPVYTREVGEGDNC